The proteins below are encoded in one region of Paramisgurnus dabryanus chromosome 2, PD_genome_1.1, whole genome shotgun sequence:
- the sf3b2 gene encoding splicing factor 3B subunit 2, with product MASDVPPGAESQLDFNTWTHGELQAKLAEFGAPNMGPREELIDRLKAYAQSGMVLTRPNIPGGEDKGMTTMPGLPPMPPMPSMPLPPGMNMMQAMNMMGGPPPIHMGMESPGMMQHDDRPAQGDSRVIDEQMKEQELLEQQKRAAVLLEHERQQELAKIQQGGPPGIRGPELGPRPNLLPPLPPLRVGSQGGLPPPGVSAASQSSNQRQKVPPPPGEDAREVWQGDDLGIGPKIPQALEKILQLKEIRQEQLTTAPTEEEDDDEMDLKNSSSRAYSDEDDENALSKKERNRKRRNRKKKNKKKQREQSKQEEDKKTEENHEKEPEVEIEYVTENLEIYDPNFIFFKRIFDAFKLTDDVKKEKEKEPEKPEKPEIISFKKKGFELEKKDSDDSDEEIKRDIPKMSKKKLRRMNRLTVAELKQLVARPDVVEMHDVTAQEPKLLVHLKATRNTVPVPRHWCFKRKYLQGKRGIEKPPFQLPEFIKRTGIQEMREALQEKEDAKTMKTKMREKVRPKMGKIDIDYQKLHDAFFKWQIKPKLTIHGDLYYEGKEFETRLKEKKPGDLSDELRIALGMPTGPNSHKVPPPWLIAMQRYGPPPSYPNLKIPGLNAPIPEGCSFGYHAGGWGKPPVDETGKPLYGDVFGTNAVDFQAKADEEEVDRTPWGELEPSDEESSEEEEEEESDEEKPDETGFFTPADSGLITPGGFSSVPAGMETPELIELRKKKIEEAIDGNETPQLYTVLPERRTGPVGAAMMGSTHIYDMSAAAAAARKVAPGMGGDLQGVEVALAPEELELDPMAMTQKYEERVREQQAQVEKEDFSDMVAEHAAKQKQKKRKAQPQDTRSGAKKYKEFKF from the exons ATGGCGAGCGACGTACCGCCAGGCGCTGAATCTCAGCTGGATTTTAACACATGGACTCATGGCGAGCTCCAGGCCAAACTTGCAGAGTTTGGAGCTCCTAATATGG GCCCCAGAGAGGAGCTCATAGACAGACTGAAAGCATATGCTCAA TCTGGAATGGTCTTGACTAGACCAAACATTCCCGGAGGGGAGGACAAGGGAATGACTACG ATGCCAGGTCTACCGCCAATGCCCCCGATGCCCTCCATGCCCCTCCCACCAGGCATGAACATGATGCAGGCCATGAACATGATGGGAGGCCCTCCACCTATTCACATGGGCATGGAGTCACCTGGCATGATGCAGCATGATGACAGACCTGCTCAG GGTGATTCAAGAGTGATTGATGAGCAGATGAAGGAACAGGAGCTCCTAGAGCAACAGAAACGG GCCGCTGTTCTACTGGAACATGAAAGACAACAGGAACTTGCTAAAATACAGCAGGGGGGTCCACCTGGCATCAGAGGGCCTGAACTGGGACCTCGACCCAACCTCCTGCCCCCACTTCCCCCTCTCAGAG TTGGTTCACAGGGTGGCCTGCCCCCACCAGGTGTGTCTGCAGCAAGTCAGTCTTCAAATCAGAGGCAGAAAGTCCCACCCCCTCCAGGAGAGGATGCCAGAGAG GTGTGGCAGGGTGATGATCTTGGCATCGGACCAAAGATCCCACAGGCTCTAGAGAAGATTCTGCAACTGAAAGAAATAAGACAGGAGCAGCTCACCACTGCCCCTACAG AGGAGGAAGATGACGACGAAATGGACTTGAAGAACTCCTCTTCCCGTGCATACTCTGATGAGGATGATGAAAATGCTCTTTCTAAAAAAGAG AGGAACCGCAAGCGCAGGAACAGAAAGAAGAAGAACAAGAAGAAGCAGCGAGAGCAGTCAAAGCAGGAGGAAGACAAGAAGACAGAAGAGAACCACGAGAAGGAGCCGGAGGTGGAGATTGAGTACGTCACGGAGAACCTCGAGATCTATGACCCAAACTTTATCTTCTTCAAAAGGATCTTTGATGCATTTAAG CTGACGGACGACGTGAAAAAGGAGAAAGAAAAGGAGCCGGAGAAGCCTGAAAAGCCTGAAATAATTTCTTTTAAAAAGAAGGGATTTGAGCTGGAGAAGAAAGATAGTGATGACAGTGATGAG GAAATCAAGAGGGACATTCCTAAGATGTCCAAGAAGAAACTCAGGAGAATGAACAGACTCACAGTGGCAGAGCTCAAACAG TTGGTGGCCCGTCCTGATGTAGTGGAGATGCATGATGTGACTGCGCAGGAACCCAAACTGCTGGTCCACCTAAAGGCCACCAGAAACACGGTGCCTGTGCCACGTCACTGGTGCTTCAAGAGGAAGTATCTCCAAGGCAAGAGAGGCATAGAGAAACCACCATTTCAACTGCCCGAGTTTATCAAGAGAACTGGAATCCAAGAGATGAGAGAGGCCCTGCAGGAGAAG GAAGATGCAAAAACCATGAAGACCAAAATGAGAGAGAAAGTTCGTCCAAAGATGGGGAAGATCGACATCGACTACCAGAAGCTACATGACGCCTTCTTTAAATGGCAGATCAAACCGAAGCTTACGATACACGGTGACTTGTATTACGAG GGTAAAGAGTTTGAAACGCGACTGAAAGAGAAGAAACCTGGCGATCTTTCAGATGAGCTGAGAATAGCTCTTGGGATGCCCACAGGACCC AACTCTCATAAAGTTCCTCCACCATGGCTGATTGCCATGCAGAGATATGGACCCCCACCCTCGTACCCCAACCTGAAGATCCCTGGCCTTAACGCCCCCATCCCTGAG GGGTGTTCGTTTGGGTATCACGCTGGTGGCTGGGGCAAGCCTCCTGTTGACGAGACTGGAAAACCTCTGTATGGAGATGTGTTCGGAACAAACGCAGTGGACTTTCAG GCCAAAGCAGATGAGGAAGAAGTGGATCGTACACCATGGGGAGAGTTAGAACCATCTGACGAAGAATCTTctgaggaggaagaggaggaggagagtGATGAGGAGAAACCAGATGAAACTGGTTTCTTCACACCTGCAGACAG TGGGTTGATTACTCCTGGTGGGTTCTCCTCTGTTCCTGCCGGCATGGAAACTCCAGAGCTCATTGAGCTCAGGAAGAAGAAGATCGAAGAGGCCATAGATGG AAATGAGACACCTCAGCTGTACACGGTGCTGCCAGAGAGGAGAACTGGACCAGTGGGAGCTGCTATGATGGGCTCCACACATATCTACGACATGTCTGCG GCGGCAGCAGCGGCACGTAAGGTGGCACCAGGGATGGGTGGAGACCTCCAGGGTGTAGAGGTGGCTCTGGCCCCTGAGGAGCTGGAGTTGGACCCCATGGCCATGACACAGAAATACGAGGAACGTGTCAGAGAGCAGCAGGCCCAAGTGGAGAAAGAAGATTTCAGCGACATGGTAGCCGAACATGCAGCTAAACAAAAG CAAAAGAAACGCAAGGCGCAGCCACAGGACACACGTTCTGGAGCAAAGAAATATAAAGAGTTCAAGTTTTAG